From Segatella copri, the proteins below share one genomic window:
- the trmB gene encoding tRNA (guanosine(46)-N7)-methyltransferase TrmB yields the protein MSKGKLAKFADMERFENVFQYPYSVVDDVPFDMKGKWREMYFHNDNPIVLELGCGKGEYTVELAKLYPEMNFIGVDIKGARMWTGAKKAIEEGQKNVAFLRTNIEIIDRFFAEDEVQEIWLTFSDPQMKNPRKRLTSTYFMNRYRHFLVDGGIIHLKTDSNFLFTYTTYMVDGNHLPVLFRTEDLYHQEGIDEETRKILSIQTYYESMWIERGLNIKYQKFALPREGELVEPDIEIPLDDYRSYRRDKRSSKDTAK from the coding sequence ATGAGCAAAGGAAAATTAGCTAAGTTTGCGGATATGGAGCGTTTCGAGAACGTGTTCCAGTATCCATATAGTGTAGTAGATGACGTGCCTTTCGATATGAAGGGCAAGTGGCGTGAGATGTATTTCCACAATGATAACCCTATCGTGCTGGAGTTGGGATGCGGCAAGGGTGAATATACCGTGGAACTTGCCAAGCTCTATCCTGAGATGAACTTCATCGGTGTGGATATCAAGGGCGCACGTATGTGGACCGGTGCCAAGAAAGCGATAGAGGAAGGACAGAAGAACGTGGCTTTCCTCCGTACCAACATCGAGATTATCGACCGCTTCTTTGCCGAGGATGAGGTGCAGGAAATCTGGCTCACCTTCTCTGACCCGCAGATGAAGAACCCTCGCAAGCGTCTTACATCTACTTACTTCATGAACCGTTATCGCCATTTCCTCGTGGATGGCGGCATCATCCATCTGAAGACGGACTCCAACTTCCTCTTCACCTATACTACTTATATGGTGGATGGCAACCATCTGCCTGTGCTCTTCCGCACCGAGGACCTCTATCATCAGGAGGGTATCGATGAGGAAACCCGTAAGATTCTCTCTATCCAGACCTATTATGAGAGTATGTGGATAGAGCGTGGCTTGAACATCAAGTATCAGAAGTTCGCCTTGCCACGTGAGGGGGAGTTGGTGGAACCTGATATTGAGATTCCGCTGGATGATTATCGCAGTTATCGCCGTGATAAGCGAAGCTCAAAGGATACAGCGAAGTAG
- a CDS encoding DUF5687 family protein, producing MLRLLLRLWWLQQRRNFHKRDAFVACYIIFLYVVMGVSFFLSFTENGGELGGEDMPALLGAGIVVGMLIPDIIMKMVMKRDITAMDDYVKSRPVPEKIWNKFLLTTNLVSFWNYVLPVLMLPVFIYFLPAGQVIASFFLFLAFSYIDGIYITCYRKATEWILKWPLILGWMGMFAVLIGYMFVASFFPVWMGWVGIFFLAGAVFAGLTIYLYHEKIYNEQKQKVSRFRGFSHINLFSLQYIGTLRAKRVRTMVIMITAIFLFDAYLFALLPAEAGQEMGDKVAMTTLYVAGAILLPSVVLSQWTFGIEANFFHGLMTKPVKVKQMLQNCFYYYMVVSAVALLLTLPFLFLQAGIGIQVLISGFCLAVFINLFNLPTALFSSRLEIFQTSMFSMQGANLKINLYAIAFLFPLAGVCAVYYFFGETAWFITCVTLAVFSIAIHKWFIAKIAAIFEKNKYKRMEKFMES from the coding sequence ATGTTGAGATTACTTTTAAGGCTTTGGTGGTTGCAGCAGCGCCGTAACTTCCACAAGCGAGATGCCTTCGTGGCGTGCTACATCATCTTCCTGTATGTGGTGATGGGCGTGAGCTTCTTTCTCAGCTTCACCGAGAATGGGGGAGAACTTGGGGGCGAAGACATGCCTGCCCTGTTGGGAGCCGGTATCGTTGTCGGTATGCTGATTCCTGACATCATCATGAAGATGGTGATGAAGCGGGATATTACAGCAATGGATGATTATGTGAAGTCGCGCCCTGTGCCAGAGAAGATCTGGAACAAGTTCCTGCTCACCACCAATCTCGTGAGCTTCTGGAACTATGTGCTTCCGGTGCTTATGCTTCCGGTATTTATCTATTTCCTGCCTGCAGGTCAGGTTATTGCCAGCTTCTTTCTGTTCCTGGCGTTTTCTTATATTGACGGCATCTACATCACCTGTTACCGCAAGGCTACGGAGTGGATTCTGAAATGGCCCTTGATATTGGGATGGATGGGAATGTTTGCCGTGCTGATAGGGTATATGTTTGTGGCTTCCTTCTTCCCGGTATGGATGGGATGGGTGGGTATCTTCTTCCTTGCCGGAGCGGTATTCGCCGGACTTACCATCTATCTCTATCACGAAAAGATTTATAACGAGCAGAAGCAGAAGGTTTCCAGGTTCCGTGGTTTCAGCCATATCAACCTCTTCAGTCTGCAATATATCGGCACATTGAGAGCAAAGCGTGTCCGTACGATGGTGATTATGATTACTGCCATCTTCCTTTTCGATGCCTATCTCTTTGCCTTGCTACCGGCAGAAGCGGGACAGGAAATGGGGGACAAGGTGGCTATGACTACCCTCTATGTGGCGGGTGCCATCCTGCTGCCATCGGTGGTGTTGTCGCAGTGGACCTTTGGCATTGAGGCAAACTTCTTCCATGGTTTGATGACCAAGCCTGTCAAGGTTAAACAGATGCTGCAGAATTGCTTCTATTATTATATGGTGGTGAGTGCTGTCGCTTTGTTGCTTACTCTTCCGTTCCTTTTCCTGCAGGCAGGAATCGGAATCCAGGTGCTTATCAGCGGTTTCTGTCTGGCAGTATTCATCAATCTCTTTAATCTGCCTACGGCACTCTTCTCTTCCCGTCTGGAGATATTCCAGACTTCCATGTTCAGCATGCAGGGAGCTAATCTGAAGATTAATCTTTATGCCATCGCCTTTCTTTTCCCGCTGGCTGGTGTCTGTGCTGTCTATTATTTCTTCGGTGAGACGGCATGGTTTATCACCTGCGTAACGCTGGCAGTCTTCAGCATCGCCATCCACAAATGGTTCATCGCCAAGATAGCTGCCATCTTCGAGAAGAACAAGTATAAGCGCATGGAGAAGTTCATGGAAAGCTAG
- a CDS encoding endo-1,4-beta-xylanase gives MKKITTLALGLMLASTAFAQKANSAAQIPTFQETMGKYFLVGAAINTDLPDGQDPAGEEVVKKQFNQVVAENCMKGEKNHPEVNRFDFTDGDKLADWAEKNGKTLIGHCLVWHSQPPKWMFTDDKGNLVSREVLIGRMYNHIMNVVTHYKGRVKGWDVVNEAFEDDGSYRKSLYYKIIGPEFIELAFRFAHEADPNVELYYNDYSTSKPAKREAICKLVRDLKAKGLRIDAVGMQSHNGFDYPDYAEYEKSIEAFAGEGVKVMLTELDMNMLPNPEGFGGAEISQKFELQKKYNPYVKGLDKKAQKLFNQRYLDLFKIVERHKDVISRVTFWGVNDGHSWLNGWPIPGRTNYPLLIDRNNNVKPVVKEIVNLFK, from the coding sequence ATGAAAAAGATCACAACTCTGGCACTGGGGCTGATGCTTGCTTCAACAGCTTTCGCTCAAAAAGCGAACTCAGCAGCTCAAATCCCAACATTCCAGGAAACTATGGGTAAGTACTTCCTGGTAGGTGCTGCCATTAATACCGATTTGCCTGATGGACAAGACCCTGCAGGTGAGGAAGTAGTGAAGAAACAGTTTAACCAGGTAGTTGCCGAAAACTGTATGAAGGGCGAGAAGAATCATCCGGAGGTGAATCGCTTTGATTTCACTGATGGCGATAAACTCGCCGACTGGGCAGAGAAGAACGGCAAGACCTTGATCGGGCATTGTCTGGTTTGGCATTCTCAGCCACCTAAGTGGATGTTTACCGATGATAAGGGTAATCTGGTAAGCCGTGAAGTGCTTATCGGCAGAATGTATAACCATATTATGAATGTGGTTACTCATTATAAAGGTAGAGTAAAGGGTTGGGACGTTGTGAACGAGGCTTTCGAGGATGATGGTTCTTACCGCAAGTCTTTATATTATAAGATTATCGGTCCGGAGTTCATCGAACTGGCTTTCCGCTTTGCGCATGAGGCTGATCCAAACGTAGAACTCTACTACAATGATTATTCTACTTCGAAACCAGCTAAGCGAGAGGCTATCTGCAAACTGGTTCGCGATTTGAAGGCGAAGGGTCTCCGTATCGATGCAGTAGGTATGCAGAGCCACAATGGTTTTGATTATCCTGATTATGCTGAGTATGAGAAGAGCATTGAGGCTTTTGCTGGTGAAGGCGTGAAGGTGATGCTGACTGAGCTGGATATGAACATGCTTCCTAATCCGGAAGGATTCGGCGGAGCGGAAATCAGCCAGAAGTTTGAACTTCAGAAGAAGTACAATCCATACGTGAAGGGACTTGACAAGAAGGCGCAGAAACTCTTCAACCAGCGTTATCTCGATCTCTTTAAGATTGTAGAGCGTCACAAGGATGTCATCAGTCGTGTTACCTTCTGGGGTGTCAACGATGGTCACTCTTGGTTGAATGGCTGGCCTATCCCTGGCAGAACCAACTATCCGCTGCTCATCGATCGTAACAACAATGTGAAGCCAGTGGTGAAGGAAATCGTCAATCTCTTTAAGTAA
- a CDS encoding winged helix-turn-helix domain-containing protein, whose protein sequence is MKSNSKLKIVWMVCGVAIVLLFCTQAYWLHLQCQYSLDQQVEQFKKDCDEVLAQDLKNRKKLQENSSTKGRRDTVMLKIESEYDMKKGCSRTTLSFWNNHRFLVRLNDPDLTGDDAYLIISRYLAYIGKHPSLASYQRLLDDKGYGKISFFRHLDYKTVFLNAKYDVEGRWSRVVTVKYQTNPMFRQGISFQVPIPITRTLKAMMWQLIGSIFLFFILIGCLYYLVKTIVFQKRIDGIRHEFLKNMIYELKQPKEGDKGEESAVFIGSIAFYYAQNELQCGNSRVVITSRQAEILKLLAENQNQLVERDFILNEVWGDDSYSNSLALNVQITYLRRALNLDEKVSIEAVIKKGYILRTC, encoded by the coding sequence ATGAAAAGTAACAGTAAGCTGAAAATAGTATGGATGGTATGTGGGGTAGCAATCGTATTGTTGTTCTGCACGCAGGCATATTGGCTCCATCTTCAATGTCAATATAGCTTAGACCAGCAGGTAGAGCAATTCAAAAAGGATTGTGATGAGGTGTTAGCGCAAGATTTGAAGAATAGAAAAAAGTTGCAGGAGAATTCATCTACGAAAGGTAGAAGAGATACGGTTATGCTTAAGATAGAATCTGAATATGATATGAAGAAGGGATGTAGCCGTACTACGCTTTCTTTTTGGAACAATCACCGCTTTCTTGTCCGTTTGAATGATCCTGATCTTACGGGTGATGATGCTTATCTCATCATCAGCAGATATCTGGCTTATATAGGTAAGCATCCCTCGTTGGCTTCTTATCAAAGATTACTGGATGATAAGGGATATGGGAAGATATCCTTTTTTCGCCATCTGGATTACAAGACTGTCTTCCTGAATGCAAAATATGATGTCGAAGGCAGATGGTCACGTGTGGTGACGGTAAAGTATCAGACGAACCCAATGTTTCGCCAAGGTATTTCTTTTCAGGTGCCCATTCCTATTACTCGAACGCTCAAAGCCATGATGTGGCAATTGATAGGAAGCATCTTTCTCTTTTTCATCTTGATAGGATGTCTGTATTATCTGGTTAAGACCATAGTCTTCCAGAAACGCATTGATGGCATTCGCCATGAGTTTCTGAAGAATATGATTTATGAGTTGAAGCAACCGAAAGAAGGCGACAAAGGTGAAGAATCTGCTGTTTTTATCGGTTCCATTGCTTTCTACTATGCGCAGAATGAACTGCAATGTGGTAATTCCAGAGTAGTCATCACATCTCGTCAAGCTGAAATTCTGAAGCTTCTTGCCGAGAACCAGAACCAACTTGTAGAGCGGGATTTCATACTGAATGAAGTATGGGGTGATGACTCATACTCCAATTCCCTTGCCCTGAACGTGCAGATTACCTATCTTCGCCGGGCATTGAATCTGGATGAAAAGGTAAGTATCGAAGCTGTCATCAAGAAGGGATATATCCTGCGAACCTGTTGA
- a CDS encoding glycoside hydrolase family 43 protein, with translation MKARYLFPKDYMADPSANVFNGRLYVYPSHDWDSGESFDDDGGHFQMKDYHVLSMDDVMEGEVTDHGVILDVKDVPWAEKQMWDNDVVEKDGKYYLIFSAKDYNGVFHLGVAVADKPEGPFIPNADPIRKSYSIDPCVFKDDDGKIYCYFGGIWGGQLQWYKDNKALKDEHLPEGKENPLPSRVAMMTDDVQQFAEMPKPVVIVDEEGKVLPADDPHRFFEASWMHKYKGKYYFSYSTGDTHYLCYAVGDNPYGPFTYKGVILEPVVGWTTHHSICEYKGQWYLFHHDCVPSNDTTWLRSVKVAPLFYDEDDNILPVQPE, from the coding sequence ATGAAAGCAAGATATTTGTTCCCAAAGGATTATATGGCAGATCCATCTGCCAATGTGTTTAACGGTCGCCTGTATGTTTACCCATCTCATGACTGGGATAGCGGCGAAAGTTTCGACGATGATGGCGGTCACTTCCAGATGAAAGACTATCATGTTCTCTCTATGGACGATGTGATGGAAGGTGAGGTAACCGATCATGGTGTGATTCTCGACGTGAAGGATGTGCCATGGGCTGAGAAGCAGATGTGGGACAACGATGTAGTAGAGAAGGATGGCAAGTACTATCTTATCTTCTCTGCCAAGGATTATAATGGTGTGTTCCATCTCGGTGTGGCTGTGGCTGATAAGCCTGAAGGTCCTTTCATTCCGAATGCCGACCCTATCCGCAAGTCATACAGCATCGACCCTTGCGTGTTCAAGGATGATGATGGCAAGATTTACTGCTACTTCGGTGGTATCTGGGGCGGTCAGCTTCAGTGGTACAAGGACAACAAGGCACTGAAGGATGAGCATCTTCCAGAGGGCAAGGAGAATCCATTGCCATCTCGTGTAGCCATGATGACGGATGATGTGCAGCAGTTTGCAGAAATGCCAAAGCCTGTTGTCATCGTTGACGAGGAGGGTAAGGTATTGCCAGCTGATGATCCACATCGCTTCTTCGAGGCCAGCTGGATGCATAAGTATAAGGGCAAGTATTACTTCAGCTACTCTACCGGTGATACTCATTATCTCTGCTATGCTGTAGGTGATAATCCTTATGGTCCGTTCACTTACAAGGGCGTCATCCTGGAACCGGTAGTAGGTTGGACAACCCATCACAGTATCTGTGAGTACAAGGGACAGTGGTATCTGTTCCATCACGACTGTGTGCCATCAAATGATACAACCTGGCTTCGCAGCGTAAAGGTGGCTCCTCTCTTCTATGATGAGGATGATAACATCTTGCCGGTTCAGCCTGAATAA
- a CDS encoding ABC transporter ATP-binding protein: MIKIQNLKKIYNGNTVLDIDNLGVAKGELIGLVGNNGAGKTTLLRLILDLIQADDGFVESNGQKVNESETWKEYTGSYIDGRFLIDFLTPEEYFDFIADVYHIDDEILQERLAQFEGFMHDEIMGTKKYLRDFSQGNRQKIGIIGAMIINPKVLLLDEPFNYLDPSSQMTIAHMIQRICKEQGTTVIISSHNLNFVADISSRILLLEKGKLVKDLPNADGAAIAELNEYFGIQAE; this comes from the coding sequence ATGATTAAGATTCAGAATCTCAAAAAGATATATAATGGCAATACCGTACTCGATATTGATAATCTGGGTGTTGCAAAGGGCGAGTTGATAGGACTCGTAGGTAATAATGGTGCGGGCAAGACCACCTTGCTCCGTCTGATTCTCGACCTGATTCAGGCTGATGATGGTTTCGTGGAAAGCAATGGACAGAAGGTGAACGAGAGTGAGACCTGGAAGGAATATACCGGCAGTTACATCGACGGCAGATTCCTCATCGACTTCCTCACCCCTGAGGAATACTTCGATTTCATTGCTGATGTTTATCACATTGACGATGAAATCTTGCAGGAGCGATTGGCTCAGTTTGAGGGCTTTATGCACGATGAAATCATGGGAACCAAGAAGTATCTCCGCGATTTTTCTCAGGGCAACCGACAGAAGATTGGTATCATCGGAGCGATGATTATTAATCCGAAGGTTCTTCTCCTAGATGAGCCGTTCAACTATCTCGACCCATCTTCTCAGATGACTATCGCCCACATGATTCAGCGCATCTGCAAGGAGCAGGGCACCACGGTCATCATCTCCAGCCATAACCTCAACTTCGTTGCCGACATCTCCTCCCGCATCCTCCTGCTGGAGAAAGGCAAGCTGGTGAAGGATCTTCCTAATGCCGATGGCGCTGCCATCGCCGAACTCAACGAGTACTTCGGTATTCAGGCGGAATAA
- a CDS encoding GLPGLI family protein, producing the protein MKKVLLMAWLALYACMLQAQTVNLFDESSIGMGDSIDQVKYQVVYDAEYIYEKKYTKTDTIFGHIEEKMLLQIGNKYSAFYSYPIFQRDSTISANMAKGIPVNFSGNGGQINWKIYKNYPEPGKTAYLDFFAADRYVCIEPMEPIDWQLTDSIDSICGYECHQAIAKFKGRTWIAWYTEDIPIDNGPWKLSRLPGLILKAHDSENDYGFTAVGLTTDKGSTPIYYKGKTFEPIDRKSLTSIYKKYYADPIGYLLQDAKYAAIVKIKDEKGNILKHSKRAEPYNPIER; encoded by the coding sequence ATGAAAAAGGTATTATTGATGGCATGGCTTGCATTATATGCTTGCATGCTCCAAGCGCAAACAGTAAACCTGTTCGATGAATCAAGCATTGGCATGGGAGATTCCATTGATCAGGTAAAGTATCAGGTAGTATATGATGCCGAGTATATTTACGAAAAGAAATATACCAAGACCGACACCATCTTTGGCCACATCGAAGAGAAAATGCTCTTGCAGATTGGCAACAAGTATTCCGCATTCTACAGTTATCCGATATTCCAAAGAGACTCTACCATCTCTGCGAATATGGCAAAAGGAATACCTGTCAATTTCTCCGGTAATGGCGGACAGATTAATTGGAAAATATATAAGAACTATCCAGAACCGGGCAAAACTGCCTATCTCGATTTCTTTGCTGCCGACAGATATGTGTGCATAGAGCCGATGGAACCGATAGACTGGCAACTCACAGACAGCATCGATTCCATCTGCGGTTACGAGTGCCACCAGGCAATTGCCAAGTTTAAAGGTAGAACATGGATAGCTTGGTATACGGAAGACATCCCTATTGACAATGGTCCCTGGAAACTGAGCAGACTGCCGGGATTGATACTCAAGGCTCACGACTCCGAGAACGATTATGGATTTACGGCTGTAGGACTCACTACAGACAAAGGCTCCACACCTATCTATTATAAAGGTAAGACATTCGAGCCTATCGACCGCAAATCATTGACCTCCATTTACAAGAAATACTATGCCGACCCTATCGGCTATCTGCTTCAAGATGCCAAGTATGCTGCAATTGTAAAGATCAAGGATGAAAAAGGAAATATCCTGAAGCATTCCAAGCGTGCTGAGCCATACAATCCGATTGAAAGATAA
- a CDS encoding beta-glucosidase, with protein sequence MNYKKLALTVAAGAMATTMMAQSAPKLNANNIEEVIKAMTLEEKAQMLVGGGNDGFVGSGAMLGHQKKFVPGAAGTTVAIPRLGIPTTVQCDGPAGVHIDAHREGDSRSYFATGFPIGTCLASTWNTDLVRKVGEAIGNETLEYGCDVVLGPGMNLHRNPLCGRNFEYYSEDPIVTGLIGTAFVQGVQSQGVGVSAKHFAVNSQETDRTKVDERLSQRALRELYLKGFEMMVRKSNPWTIMSAYNKVNGVYAQGNKGLLTDILRNDWGYKGIVETDWIGKRADLPLEQEVEAGNDLMMPGYPAQVQDIVDAVKNGKLDIKDVDRNVRRMLEYIVKTPRFKGYKYSGEPDLKAHAAITRQSSTEGMVLLKNDAALPIQGLKTVALFGVNSYDFMSGGLGSGAVNVGYSVDMVTGLKNIGVATTPQLTEIYQNYVKYAKAKLKADKNPMMWFLDQGQPKLDEIEITERCVAGEEPKADAAIITIGRQAGEGMDRQINGEFNLSQIEQDMIFRVSDAFHAKGKKVIVIINSGSVMETASWRDRVDAILVAWQPGIEGGNSVADILTGKVNPSGKLTMTWPIAATDHPSTANFAKDYDMYTYKNLLDWSKGNIKGYDYSNHEEDIYVGYRYFDTFKKNVAYPFGYGLSYTTFEFGKPSVKAKGNNIEVSVTIKNTGKVAGKEVAEVYVTAPKGAYEKPAKELKTFGKTKLLNPGESQTLKMTLEKRDLASFDEANSQWKVDAGNYLFKVGSDVENIKGTATLKVAEYTEKTSNACAPKVQLNYLKQK encoded by the coding sequence ATGAACTATAAGAAATTGGCTCTTACCGTTGCGGCTGGAGCGATGGCAACTACAATGATGGCGCAATCAGCACCAAAACTGAATGCCAATAACATCGAAGAAGTAATCAAGGCGATGACCTTGGAAGAAAAAGCCCAGATGCTGGTGGGCGGTGGTAACGATGGATTCGTGGGCAGCGGTGCTATGCTCGGACATCAGAAGAAGTTCGTGCCGGGTGCTGCGGGTACTACTGTAGCCATCCCTCGTCTCGGCATTCCTACTACCGTTCAGTGTGATGGTCCTGCCGGAGTTCATATCGATGCTCATCGCGAAGGTGACAGCCGTAGCTACTTTGCCACTGGTTTCCCTATCGGAACCTGTCTGGCTTCTACCTGGAACACCGACCTGGTGCGCAAGGTGGGTGAGGCTATCGGTAACGAAACCCTGGAGTATGGCTGTGATGTTGTACTCGGACCGGGTATGAACCTGCATCGCAATCCGCTCTGCGGCCGTAACTTTGAGTATTATTCTGAAGACCCAATCGTAACGGGTCTTATCGGAACCGCCTTTGTACAGGGTGTGCAGAGCCAGGGCGTGGGTGTAAGTGCCAAGCACTTTGCCGTGAACTCTCAGGAAACTGACCGTACCAAGGTGGATGAGCGATTGAGCCAGCGTGCTCTCCGTGAGCTGTATCTGAAGGGGTTCGAGATGATGGTTCGCAAGAGCAATCCTTGGACTATCATGTCTGCCTATAATAAGGTAAACGGTGTTTATGCGCAGGGCAACAAGGGGCTCTTGACTGATATTCTCCGCAACGACTGGGGATATAAGGGAATCGTGGAGACCGACTGGATTGGTAAGCGTGCCGACCTTCCTCTGGAACAGGAAGTAGAGGCTGGCAACGACCTGATGATGCCGGGTTATCCAGCTCAGGTGCAGGATATTGTTGATGCCGTAAAGAATGGCAAGCTGGATATCAAGGATGTGGACCGCAATGTTCGCCGTATGCTCGAATATATTGTGAAGACTCCTCGATTCAAGGGATATAAATATAGTGGTGAGCCAGACTTGAAGGCTCATGCTGCCATCACCCGTCAGAGTTCTACCGAGGGTATGGTGCTCCTGAAGAATGATGCCGCTCTTCCTATCCAGGGTTTGAAGACCGTGGCACTCTTCGGTGTCAACTCTTACGACTTCATGTCGGGTGGCCTCGGTAGTGGAGCCGTTAATGTAGGCTATTCTGTAGATATGGTTACCGGTTTGAAGAACATCGGCGTGGCAACTACTCCTCAGCTTACGGAAATCTATCAGAATTATGTGAAGTATGCCAAGGCTAAGTTGAAGGCAGACAAGAATCCGATGATGTGGTTCCTGGATCAGGGTCAGCCTAAGCTCGATGAAATTGAGATTACTGAGCGTTGTGTAGCTGGCGAGGAGCCAAAGGCTGATGCTGCCATCATCACCATCGGCCGTCAGGCAGGTGAGGGAATGGATCGCCAGATCAATGGTGAGTTCAACCTCAGTCAGATAGAGCAGGATATGATTTTCCGTGTATCTGATGCTTTTCATGCCAAGGGTAAGAAGGTGATTGTCATCATCAACTCTGGTTCTGTGATGGAGACTGCCAGTTGGAGAGACCGTGTGGATGCTATTCTCGTAGCTTGGCAGCCAGGTATCGAGGGCGGCAACTCTGTAGCTGATATCCTGACCGGTAAGGTGAATCCATCGGGTAAGTTGACCATGACCTGGCCTATCGCTGCTACCGATCATCCTTCTACTGCCAACTTTGCCAAGGATTACGATATGTACACCTACAAGAATCTGCTGGATTGGAGCAAGGGCAACATCAAGGGTTACGACTATAGCAACCACGAGGAGGATATCTACGTAGGTTATCGCTACTTTGATACCTTCAAGAAGAATGTGGCTTATCCTTTCGGTTATGGTTTGAGCTACACTACCTTCGAGTTTGGCAAGCCATCAGTCAAGGCTAAAGGCAACAATATCGAGGTTAGCGTAACTATCAAGAATACCGGTAAGGTTGCCGGCAAGGAAGTTGCTGAGGTTTATGTCACCGCTCCTAAGGGCGCTTACGAGAAGCCAGCCAAGGAACTCAAGACCTTCGGCAAGACCAAGTTGCTGAATCCAGGTGAAAGTCAGACTTTGAAGATGACCCTCGAAAAGCGCGATCTTGCCAGCTTCGATGAGGCCAATAGCCAGTGGAAGGTAGATGCAGGTAACTATCTCTTCAAGGTAGGTAGTGACGTAGAGAACATCAAGGGTACTGCTACTTTAAAGGTTGCAGAATATACCGAGAAGACAAGCAATGCTTGCGCTCCTAAGGTTCAGTTGAACTATCTGAAGCAGAAGTAG